In Paenibacillus antri, a single window of DNA contains:
- a CDS encoding Stp1/IreP family PP2C-type Ser/Thr phosphatase: MLKTAYKTDVGRVRSVNEDRIVVKDGVAGCTLAIVADGMGGHQAGDTASQITIELLESALVRVSGELDDAERKARLVDAIREANAKVFEVASGKEHYRGMGTTVTAALADASRVLIGHIGDSRAYYINHETVSQITEDHTLVNELVKTGQLTPDEAAVHPRRNVITRALGTEADVDVDLVFLPWSAGDLLLLCSDGLSNLVPESEMTRTVRGEGTLSEKVDRLVEYALNAGGDDNISVVLIENGS, from the coding sequence GAAGATCGGATCGTCGTGAAGGACGGGGTGGCGGGCTGCACGCTCGCCATCGTCGCCGACGGCATGGGCGGCCATCAAGCCGGAGACACGGCCAGCCAAATTACGATCGAGCTATTGGAGAGCGCGCTCGTACGCGTCTCGGGCGAGCTCGACGACGCCGAACGGAAGGCGCGTCTCGTCGACGCGATTCGCGAGGCGAACGCCAAAGTATTCGAAGTCGCTTCGGGGAAAGAGCATTATCGGGGGATGGGCACGACGGTCACGGCGGCGCTCGCCGACGCCTCCCGCGTATTGATCGGTCATATCGGCGATTCAAGGGCTTACTACATAAATCATGAGACGGTTTCGCAAATCACCGAAGACCATACGCTCGTCAACGAGCTCGTGAAGACCGGACAGCTGACGCCGGACGAGGCCGCGGTACATCCGCGCCGCAACGTGATTACGAGAGCGCTCGGCACGGAGGCGGACGTGGACGTCGACCTTGTCTTTTTGCCGTGGTCGGCGGGGGATCTGTTGCTGCTGTGCAGCGACGGGCTCTCGAATCTGGTGCCGGAATCGGAGATGACGCGCACGGTGCGCGGAGAAGGAACGCTGAGCGAGAAGGTGGACCGCCTCGTCGAGTACGCGCTGAACGCGGGCGGAGACGATAATATATCGGTGGTGCTGATCGAAAATGGTTCATAA